In Novipirellula caenicola, the genomic stretch CACCTTTCGTGACCTTTGGAAAAGCGAAGGTGCAATCCAAGCCATTGCGATCTCCGATGACGACCGCATGATCGTGACGACCGACGACCGTGGCTTGCTGAGAACATCGACGCGATGGCAAAGCGAAAAACCGGAGCTAAAAACAACTCAGCTTCCGATGTTTGAATCTAACGACTCGTACGACGTCCTTAGCTTCTCGCCTTCAGGACGGTACTTGGCGGTCGGCGGCAAAGTTGACATGTTGCAAGTGTTTGACTTGAACGAACCGACACTGAAACCGATACTTTCACGCCCCAACGAATCAGGAACTCACTGCGTTGCTTACTCGTCGGATGACCAACAACTCGCCTTCGTGACCGGAAACGAACTGGAGGTCATCCATTTGCCTAGCCGTGCATCTCAACGCTGGAAAACCAGCTTTGAGCGTGCGTGTTGCGTGGCATTCACCCCCGACGCCAAACGCATCGTCGTGGGTTGGGAAGATGGATCGCTGTCGTCGATTGACATTAAAACCAGGAAGCAACAAGCGATGCTGCATGGCGTTACTTTCTCTGGCGAATTTGCAATGCGTCCCTCGGCGATTCACTTTCTGACGAACCAACGACTGTTGATGATGACCGACAGCGGAAGCCTGCAATTTTGGGACATGGACAAGCAATTGCAACTGGGGACTCTGGCGGTTTGGAAGAGCAATTATTGGGACAGTTACTGTGATGCCATCCGATTGAACCACGATGCAACCCAAATGATTATGGGTTACAACAACGGCGACGATTCACGGATCTATCGCTGGAACATCCCCACCGCGGATATGGACAAATCGCCTGCTTTTGATCCTCAGGATAACACCTATGCCAAACGTCATTGATCGCCTGTTCTACGAGAAACGCATGGTACATCGAATTTTCAAACACCCGAGCAGGCACCATCATGGTTTCACGCTCGTGGAATTGCTGGTTGTGATCGCAATTATTGGTGTGCTGGTGGGATTGCTCTTGCCTGCGGTTCAGGCGGCACGCGAAGCATCGCGGCGAATGTCGTGCAGCAACCACTTGAAACAAATTGGTCTGGGAATCGCCAATTATCACGCCGCATTTAACTTGTTGCCGCGAGCCTGGTGGTTGGATACGCCGCCCGATGCGTTCAACGGCAAACCGTGGGGAGTGACGCTGTTGCCGTACCTCGAGCAACAAGCGATCTACGACGAATACGATCACGAAACGTTGCCGGTCGATCAGCTCAGTCCTCGCAACGTCGCTTTAGTACAAACCCCCATCGCTGGTTATGTGTGTCCCTCGACACCGGGAAGCCCCGCGGATCGTAAATACACCTTCAATGCGGTTCCTGCCGGGTTGCCGTTCACCGCCACGAACATCGCTCCGGCCGACTATTGTCCAAGCACCGGCGTCACCGGAACCTACGCCCGACACGCGTACGGCAACCACTTGTTGGCCAACCGCGAAGGCGCAATGCAGGTTGTCAGCGCGGTATTTGGCGGCCATCAAGATGGCAGTTTCGCGGGGATCCTCGATGGGCTTTCCAATACCTTCTTGATCGGCGAACGCACCGGAGGCCCGGTCGTATTCAGTGGTGGTCGCGAAGATCCATTGGCTACCGCCAACTTGATCGGGACCGAAGGAGGCGGCTGGGGCGATTTGGTCAATGGCGAACATTGGCTGCAAGGTTCACTGCATGGAGGACTTTCCTGGCCTCCGCAAGACGGCCCCTGTGCGATCAACTGCACCAACGCACGAGGATTCGGATTTCACAGCTTCCACGTTGGCGGTTGCTATTTTGCCTTCGCCGACGGTTCGGTGCGATTCTTTACCGAGTCGACCGATCCCAAAATCATCTCTGCCCACATTACTCGTCGCGCCGGTGAAGTCATTGAATCCGTTCAGTAGTGCTCAATCAGGTCTGTTTGTCTGCAGTCTGGTCACGCTTTTTTGTAGTCCAGGTTGCGGTGAATCGAGCGGCCGAGATGACATGGTGAAAATCCAGGGTGTCGTGCTGGTCGACGACGAACCGGCCGAAGGTGTCGTGCTGAGATTGCATCCGCAAACCGGCAGCGCGGCAATCTCTTCAGGAATCACCTCCGCCGACGGCAGCTTCCAAATCTCGACCTACAGTCTCGGTGACGGCGCGCCGCACGGACAATACGTGATCACGTTTGTATGGAGCGAGTTTGATACGCTGACCCGCACCCAGGTTGGTGATCAGCTTGGCGGCAAATACGCGTTCGACGACAAATCAGAGATCAAGTGGGACATTCCCAAGATCGACGTGTTCCACGCCGGAACGATCCGGTTGCAGCGTTAAGATCCGGCCGCGATCCGGTCCGGCAGGCAGCGGAAAAGGCAGCCAAAGAAAAAGGCAGCCAGTGAAAACCTCGATGCCGCTTGCCCGCTACTCGATCACGGTGGCGACACAGCCGTCGCAGGTCGCCGTAGCACCGGGGTCAAAATGAGTGCGTCGTGCGAACCCAATCGCCAAACCTTGCTGATCGTCAACCTTGGTCACACTGGTCAACCGGACAACGGTTTTGCCATCGGATTCAAGCGTGGTCCCAGCCGCGGGTAACGTCCCTTGGATCGACAACCGAACTCGTTTCTTCTGGACTTGCCCCAATGCGTCCAGCCGTGCGACCGTTTCTTGGCCGAGATAGCAGCCCTTGGTAAACGAGATTGCGTACTCGTCGCGATTGATCTCTTGCGGCAAATTGGATTCGTCGATGTCGATCCCATACCATGGGAATCCGGCGACCGTGCGGGCATGATGAAACGATGCTTCGTCGCCGAGCGGCGTGGTCAATCCTTCGCGAACACTAGCCATCGCCGCATCAAGATCTTCGCGAGCGATCAACACCATCCAACTCGCGTCGTTAAGCCAGCGAATGCGATAGGTGTCTCCGGCGACATCACCGATCGATCCCTGCCACCACGTCAACGGATCTTCATGTGGTGCCGAGGGCAAGCTGGAAAACAAAAATCCAACAAACTCGTCATCACGGATCGTCACATTGGCATCTTCGCGAATGGTGTAGCGATCGGCGTGAGCGGCGAAGGTTTCGGATTGTCGTTTCTCGTCCAGCCCCGAGGCTCCGATCAAACGAAACCCATTCTCGCGGCGAAAAATATGAAAGTGTCCGAGCGTCTTGCCCCGCACATCGGTCACGAAGCTTTCACAACCCTGCCCCACCTCGAGCGATTTAACATCGTTGGTCGTCAAATTGTGCAAGATCACCGCCGCGTCGGCTCCCTCGATATCAATGACCGAAAGCGACGAGAGAAGATGAATTTGAGAAGTCGTCATGAGATCCAAGCATCGAAAAACGGAGTAATCCCGCCAGCAGAAAATTGGCGAACACGTTGGAGCACCATTTTCACCGATCGCGACCAAACGCGTAAGCCCCAACTGGCTCACCCCAAGAACTCGCATGTCCCCGAACGCGTCGTTACCGCGGTTTTTACGGCGTTACAGTTCGATCCCGGTCTTGCCGTCCCAGCGGACAAATCCTTCGATCGCGGCGTATTCGGCCAACCCCAACATGTCATAGCGGCGTGCCGTATCGGCGTTGCGTGCTTCGGCTCGCTGCCAAAATTCACGCATATCCGACCCGGGAAACAACGCTCGGTCTTTTTGAGATTCGTGCTTGAAAATCGCAACCCGCTTCCGCTCGACCTCTTGAGGGCTGAGCGGCACGGCCATCTCAATATCCTCCGGCGCCCACTCTTGCCACGCACCGCGGTACAACCACACCGCACAATCCTCGTACCACGGATCGTCGCTACACAGTTGACAGGCCTGCAAAATCGCACTTAAACAAACGCGGTGAGTCCCATGAGGATCGGACAAATCACCTGCGGCATAAATCTGATGCGGCTGGATCTTTCGCAACAGATCGACGGTGATGCGAATATCCTCGTCACTCAGCGGTGCTTTTTTGACGCGGCCGGTTTGATAGAACGGCAAATCAAGAAAGTGCAGGTTTTCGTCTTTCACGCCGCAGCAGCGAGCCCCTTCACGAGCCTCGCCGCGACGGATCAACCCCTTGATCCGCTGGACCTGTTCGCTGTCGACCTGACCGGACCGCTTCTTTCGCAGGAACTCGTCGACGTGGTCTTCGATTTGCTCGAGCCCTTCGGCGTGAATCTGAAACTCACGACAAAAATCGCCAGCGAACTCGGCAAAACGAATCGCGTCTTGGTCAAACACCGCGATGTTACCCGAGGTCTGATAGGCAATGTGGGTATCGTGCCCCTGGTCGACCAACCGAATCAGCGTTCCGCCCATCGAAATCACGTCGTCGTCGGGGTGGGGCGAGAAAACAATCACTCGCTTGGGGAAAATATCGTCGCGATGTCCCGGCCGATCGCCGACCTGTTTCGCGTGCGCCGGTTTCCCCCCAGGCCAACCGGTGATCGTGGACTGCAGATGCCGGAACACTCTTAGATTGATGTCGTAGGCGCTACCGTGATTGGCCAACAAGTCTTGAAAACCGGCTTCGTTGTAATCGGCTTCGGTCAACTTCAAAATAGCTTTGCTCAGCCGCGTCGCCAACGAGATGACCGCGCGTCGCGTGGTGGCGGCATCCCAATCGATCGGGCCGACCAACCACGGCGTGTCAAAACGGGTCAGCGTCGACGCAGCCGCCTCGTCCAAAAACACCTCGGCTCCCTCGTGCCCCTGCAAAAACGAAGCGGGCACCGCGGGGGTCGCTTCTTGTTCGACGGTTTGCTGGATGATGGCCGCCTTGCCTTCGCCGAACCCGAGCAAAAAGATCTTCTTCGACTCGAGAATCGTTCCCACGCCCATGGTCAATGCATGACGCGGAACGTTTTCAGCACCAAAGAAATTGCTGGCTGCATCGATCCGCGTCACCCGGTCCAGCGTGATCATGCGTGTGCGAGTGGTCCGCTCGCTGCCGGGTTCGTTGCAACCGATATGCCCGATCCGGCTGAGCCCTAAAATTTGCAGATCGATCCCGCCCGCCTCGGCAATCTTGGCCTCATACGCTGCACAGAAATCAGCGACCTGCGACTTTTCGATCGAGCCATCGGGAAAGTGAATGTTGGCGAGATCGATATCGACAAGGTCCGTTAGATACTCATGCAAAAACCGAGCGTTGCTTTGCAGTTCATCCGGTTGCATCGGATAGTATTCGTCCAGACTGAACACAATGACGTTGGCAAACGAAAGGCCTTCGTCGCGGTGCAAACGGACAAGTTCCTCGTAGACGCGAGTTGGCGACGAACCGGTCGCCAATCCCAACACGCAGTTCTCTCCGGCAGCCGCGCGAGCGCGAATCAACGCGGCGATTTCTTTGGCCGCCGCGATACTTGCATCCGACGCCTTGGCAAACACTCGGCAAGGAATCTTTTCGCGTGACGTATTGTTTGCGGTCGTGTCCATGGATGTTTCCGTCATGATTGAAATCCTTTTTTTTAATGCCGATACCTACGACCGATCCCGCGCTACCATCGCGGCACCAATCATGCCCGCTTGGTTGCCGAGCGTGGCAAATTCGATCTTCATGTTTCCGCCGACTTGAACCAACGTGGTCTCTTTTACACTTTTTCGAACGTCCTCGAGAAAGCGTCGCCCGGTTTCTGTCCCCATTCCGCCAAAGGTCATCGCACCGCCCAGCAGCACCACTGCCGGATCAGCCACTTGGCCCAACATTCCGATTGCACGTCCGACATACACCGCCGTGTCGGAGATGACTTTTTGGCAAATCGTATCGCCTGACTCGGCACGCGTGGCAATCTGGCGTGGTGTCAGCGCTGCAGCATCTTCGCCACTCAATTGAACCATCCGAGCGATCACGCCCGCCGCGCCTGCATAAGTTTCCAAGTGACCGCGACTTCCGCAAGTGCAGGGCAGGGCATCCTCGGAAAAGTCGATCGCGATGTGCCCCAGTTCGCCGGCACAACCATGATCACCGCCATGCGGATTCCCCACCACGACCATCCCGCAGCCGACTCCTGTGCCCAGCGTGATCAAGGCAAGCGATTGAACCCCAAGAAAACGCGAAGCATGTTCGGCATAGGCGGCCGCGTTGGCATCGTTGACCACCATCGAGGGCAAACCGCTGATCTCCGCCAATTGGTCTCGCAGCGGAACGCCAAGCCAACCCTCTAGATTGACGACTTCTCGCAGCACGTAGGCGCGTGAATCGAGCACCCCCGGAACAGCCAGCCCGACACCCACAATTGGACGCCCCGCAGCAAACTGCATCGCGTGGCGAAACACATTTTGGGGCGTTTTCAGCTCGCAAGTCGCCGTCCGATCGGTCGCGACAATCCGGCATGTCCCATCGACCAAGCCAAGTTTGACGTCCGTCCCGCCAACATCGATGCCAAGATACAAAGGTGCAGAATCGGTATCAGAAACAATCATGGGCAATGGGGAGCAGTGGAAGCGGCATGCAAGTCATCGGGCCAAGCTGATAGGCCAAAGCATTCGGCCAAAGCACTGGGCAGGAGCGTTGGGGCATCATCATAATCGCAAATCGACTCGACGAGTCATGGGGGGACCAAGCATTCCGCAGATGAGCTCAAAAATCTGACGCAACGTTCCATTGCAACCGTCGAACCGATAGTCACTGCGGCACGATACAGATTATCATGAACGCGAATTCAAAACTCCCCGATCTCTAGTCCCGCAAGAGCTGTCACCATGTTTCATCCAATCCCGTTCCATCGCTCCCTGATCGCAGCGTTTGTGGCTGTTTGCTTGTTCTCGATCTCGCACGGCGAAGAGACAAAAACGACAAGTCCAGAACCAGGGAAATGGGTCTCGCTATTTAATGGCAAAGACCTAGAGGGATGGACGCCCAAGATCCGCTACCACGAATTGGGCGAAAATTTTAACAACACCTTTCGTGTCGAAGATGGCTTGCTGAAGGTTCGCTACGACGGCTACGACAAATTCAACGAAACATTCGGCCATTTGTTCTACAAGGATTCGTTCTCGCACTATCGATTCCGTGTCGAGTACCGTTTCCTGGGTGAACAGTGCGACGGCGGCCCCGGTTGGGCGTTCCGCAACAGCGGCATCATGATCCATGGCGAGAAACCCGAGACAATGAGCCGTGATCAAGACTTTCCGGTCTCGATCGAAGTCCAACTGCTCGGCGGCGACGGCAAAAACGCTCGCCCCAATGCCAACCTCTGTACCCCCGGGACCAATGTCGTGATGAACGGCAAATTGTTCACCCCTCACTGCACCAGCTCGTCGTCCGACACGTTCCATGGCGACGACTGGGTCACCGTTGAAATCGAGGTACGCGGCAACGAAGTCATCAAACACATCATCGATGGCAAAACGGTGCTGCATTACAACAAGCCTCAACTCGACCCAAAGGACGCTCATGCCAAAGAGTTGGCCGAGAAACAGGGCGGCATCCAATTGAGCGGCGGAACGATCTCGCTGCAATCCGAAAGTCACCCCTGTGACTTCCGCAAAGTCGAAATCATGGTGCTCGAAGAATAGGCTGTCACGCAGCCTTATAATGGGCAAGCGATTTAAGTCTTACCCCACGTGGAACCCGATTCGCTACGAGCAACACAGATCCAAGCCGTCGAGCAGTTTTTCGGCGGCGTCGCTCTTGTTGAGCACGTAGTAATGAATCCCGGGTACACCGTTTTTGATCAGATCGACGGTTTGCTCGCGAGCATGCTCGACGCCGATGCTGAACTGCGATTCTTCGCAATCGGTCGCGTTCATGGCATCGGACAACCCGCTTGGGATTGCGGCTTTGCACATCGCGGCAATTCGCAATGCCTGTTTGAAATTGGTGACCGGCAAAATCCCCGGCACGATCGGCACGTCGATTCCGGCGGCAACACAATCGTCCCGGAAACGATAGAAGTCGGCGTTATCATAGAACAATTGCGTCACCACAACGTCCGCGCCGGCGTCGACTTTGCGTTTTAGATTCTCGAGATCGGTCTTGGCGTCCTTGGCTTCTTGATGCACCTCGGGATACCCCGCCACCAAAATGCCAAAGTCGCTAAAACGGCTTCGGATCAATTCGACTAATTCGTTGGCATATCGCAACCCGCCCTCGACTGCTTCAAATTGTTCAGTTCCCTTGGGTGGATCGCCACGCAGCGCGACGATGTAATCGACCCCACGTGTTTTGGCTTCGTCCAAGTAGTCTTCCAATTGAGCCACGGTCGAACCGACACACGTCAAATGCGACGCGACTGGCAATCCAGTGATCTGTTTGACCTTTTCTACTACATCCAGCGTCGTTCCTCGTGTCGAACCGCCGGCGCCGTAGGTGCAAGTGAAGAAACTTGGGTTAAATTCCTTTAAACGCGTGACATTCTTCATCAAAGTCTCGATTCCCGCCTCCGTTTTGGGTGGAAACAGCTCGAACGAGATCGCACAATCGGATGAGTTGAAATGTGACGCTAAAGACATTACTTCTTGGTTTACTGAGAGATTTTCAAGGCGGATGGGAGTTTCGCTGCTCCGGCGGGCGGTGCCAACCTAGGCATTGTAATCAGATGCTGCGCCGGTTGAATCCCCTTACCAATTGAGCAATTCCGATCCCCAGCCCCACCGCCCAATCCTTCGTTTTCCGCCGCATTATCACGACGCCGGGCGTGGTGCCCCGGGCCACTTCGCTGGATCGGCGACTCCTCGCACCACCACCCCTTTTTGATTCCAGCCCAAATAAGCATGAACGTCGGCGGGACAGTAGCGAAGCGTCAACCCACAGCGGCGACGGTTGCTGACGTTCGCCGATGACCCGTGCAGCAACAAGTCACTGTGAATCGAAATCTGCCCAGCACGCAGCGGCGTCAATCGATGAGTGCCGTATTGCTCGGGATGCTCGACGGTTTGATCTAACACGTTACCAGCGTTTGCATCGCTATCCTTGAATTCAATCAGCCCATGTTTGTGTGACCCCGCAAACACTTCCATGCAGCCATTTTCCGCATTGGCATCGTCAATCGCTAACCACACCGTCACTGCTTTGGTGGGGGTTAGCGGCCAATAACTACAATCTTGATGCCAATCCACACGCTTGCCATCGCCCGGCATTTTGCAAAAGAAATGGGCCCCCCAACCAATCACGTTCTCGCCCAGCAGATCGGCAACCAGGTTGACGGTTCGTTCGTTGGTCAACAAATCCCAAACCGGTGCATGCTTTAGATGGGCGCTACTGATTGAGTAGCTATCTTTGCCCGCAGCAAACGTTTCGGCCAACAATTGATCAAAGTATTGGCGGACTGCAGCGATTGCATCGGAGTCGTAGACGTCCAGCGGACCAAGATAGCCGTCCGAATTCCAGTCATCGATCTGCTCGGGCGTCAACACTTGCGGCGAATCATTGCGAGTCGGAACAAAGCCAATCTCGCGATGCTCTGACGCGATTGATTCTCGATCGGGAATAATCTCAAAGTCGGTTTTCTTCATCACAGCCTTTCTCGACAACCGGTTTGCTCGGGCGCGACCACCCAATGCCATTGACGCCATCGACTCTGGCCCCAGTCGGGTGCTTCTCGTGGCGGCGACCCAATTGTCGGTGACGACGAACACGGCGGTCAACCCACTCGCCGCCCGCAACCCATTTGCCGCACACTGCCCAGATTCGCCACTCTGCGTTTTGCTATCTTTTATAACCGGTCGAATTTTCGTGAAACATTGCAAATACGACTTGGTCCTTTTTTACAAGTTTCGTTAAACTTCCAGGCCTACGCAGCCGAGGCACGCTGCCCACACCGTCACGGGTTGGACGCAAACGAAACGATTTTGGTGACGAAAGCGGCAGAGGGACCTTTCGCAATTCTTTTCAAATGACTTGAAAGAACGGCGGCTGCAACGTGTTTTGCAGGGACGCCTTGATCGCGGAACTCGCAAAACGGTCATGCCACGGAGTTATCCCAGGGAGGGAACCCATGCCGGGCGAGTCGTTCCGATTTATTCACGCTAGCGATTTTCACCTCGAATCACCTCTCGGAGACCTCGATACGATCCCGAGTCACCTCCGCGACGCGATGGCCGATGTGCCACGCAACGCGGCGAAGGCGATTTTCGAGGCAGCGT encodes the following:
- a CDS encoding DUF1559 domain-containing protein; translated protein: MVHRIFKHPSRHHHGFTLVELLVVIAIIGVLVGLLLPAVQAAREASRRMSCSNHLKQIGLGIANYHAAFNLLPRAWWLDTPPDAFNGKPWGVTLLPYLEQQAIYDEYDHETLPVDQLSPRNVALVQTPIAGYVCPSTPGSPADRKYTFNAVPAGLPFTATNIAPADYCPSTGVTGTYARHAYGNHLLANREGAMQVVSAVFGGHQDGSFAGILDGLSNTFLIGERTGGPVVFSGGREDPLATANLIGTEGGGWGDLVNGEHWLQGSLHGGLSWPPQDGPCAINCTNARGFGFHSFHVGGCYFAFADGSVRFFTESTDPKIISAHITRRAGEVIESVQ
- a CDS encoding aminomethyltransferase; the protein is MTTSQIHLLSSLSVIDIEGADAAVILHNLTTNDVKSLEVGQGCESFVTDVRGKTLGHFHIFRRENGFRLIGASGLDEKRQSETFAAHADRYTIREDANVTIRDDEFVGFLFSSLPSAPHEDPLTWWQGSIGDVAGDTYRIRWLNDASWMVLIAREDLDAAMASVREGLTTPLGDEASFHHARTVAGFPWYGIDIDESNLPQEINRDEYAISFTKGCYLGQETVARLDALGQVQKKRVRLSIQGTLPAAGTTLESDGKTVVRLTSVTKVDDQQGLAIGFARRTHFDPGATATCDGCVATVIE
- a CDS encoding glucosamine-6-phosphate deaminase gives rise to the protein MTETSMDTTANNTSREKIPCRVFAKASDASIAAAKEIAALIRARAAAGENCVLGLATGSSPTRVYEELVRLHRDEGLSFANVIVFSLDEYYPMQPDELQSNARFLHEYLTDLVDIDLANIHFPDGSIEKSQVADFCAAYEAKIAEAGGIDLQILGLSRIGHIGCNEPGSERTTRTRMITLDRVTRIDAASNFFGAENVPRHALTMGVGTILESKKIFLLGFGEGKAAIIQQTVEQEATPAVPASFLQGHEGAEVFLDEAAASTLTRFDTPWLVGPIDWDAATTRRAVISLATRLSKAILKLTEADYNEAGFQDLLANHGSAYDINLRVFRHLQSTITGWPGGKPAHAKQVGDRPGHRDDIFPKRVIVFSPHPDDDVISMGGTLIRLVDQGHDTHIAYQTSGNIAVFDQDAIRFAEFAGDFCREFQIHAEGLEQIEDHVDEFLRKKRSGQVDSEQVQRIKGLIRRGEAREGARCCGVKDENLHFLDLPFYQTGRVKKAPLSDEDIRITVDLLRKIQPHQIYAAGDLSDPHGTHRVCLSAILQACQLCSDDPWYEDCAVWLYRGAWQEWAPEDIEMAVPLSPQEVERKRVAIFKHESQKDRALFPGSDMREFWQRAEARNADTARRYDMLGLAEYAAIEGFVRWDGKTGIEL
- a CDS encoding ROK family protein; translation: MIVSDTDSAPLYLGIDVGGTDVKLGLVDGTCRIVATDRTATCELKTPQNVFRHAMQFAAGRPIVGVGLAVPGVLDSRAYVLREVVNLEGWLGVPLRDQLAEISGLPSMVVNDANAAAYAEHASRFLGVQSLALITLGTGVGCGMVVVGNPHGGDHGCAGELGHIAIDFSEDALPCTCGSRGHLETYAGAAGVIARMVQLSGEDAAALTPRQIATRAESGDTICQKVISDTAVYVGRAIGMLGQVADPAVVLLGGAMTFGGMGTETGRRFLEDVRKSVKETTLVQVGGNMKIEFATLGNQAGMIGAAMVARDRS
- a CDS encoding DUF1080 domain-containing protein; translated protein: MFHPIPFHRSLIAAFVAVCLFSISHGEETKTTSPEPGKWVSLFNGKDLEGWTPKIRYHELGENFNNTFRVEDGLLKVRYDGYDKFNETFGHLFYKDSFSHYRFRVEYRFLGEQCDGGPGWAFRNSGIMIHGEKPETMSRDQDFPVSIEVQLLGGDGKNARPNANLCTPGTNVVMNGKLFTPHCTSSSSDTFHGDDWVTVEIEVRGNEVIKHIIDGKTVLHYNKPQLDPKDAHAKELAEKQGGIQLSGGTISLQSESHPCDFRKVEIMVLEE
- the metF gene encoding methylenetetrahydrofolate reductase [NAD(P)H] gives rise to the protein MSLASHFNSSDCAISFELFPPKTEAGIETLMKNVTRLKEFNPSFFTCTYGAGGSTRGTTLDVVEKVKQITGLPVASHLTCVGSTVAQLEDYLDEAKTRGVDYIVALRGDPPKGTEQFEAVEGGLRYANELVELIRSRFSDFGILVAGYPEVHQEAKDAKTDLENLKRKVDAGADVVVTQLFYDNADFYRFRDDCVAAGIDVPIVPGILPVTNFKQALRIAAMCKAAIPSGLSDAMNATDCEESQFSIGVEHAREQTVDLIKNGVPGIHYYVLNKSDAAEKLLDGLDLCCS
- a CDS encoding phytanoyl-CoA dioxygenase family protein, with the translated sequence MKKTDFEIIPDRESIASEHREIGFVPTRNDSPQVLTPEQIDDWNSDGYLGPLDVYDSDAIAAVRQYFDQLLAETFAAGKDSYSISSAHLKHAPVWDLLTNERTVNLVADLLGENVIGWGAHFFCKMPGDGKRVDWHQDCSYWPLTPTKAVTVWLAIDDANAENGCMEVFAGSHKHGLIEFKDSDANAGNVLDQTVEHPEQYGTHRLTPLRAGQISIHSDLLLHGSSANVSNRRRCGLTLRYCPADVHAYLGWNQKGVVVRGVADPAKWPGAPRPAS